Below is a window of Thermococcus sp. MV5 DNA.
ATGTCAACTATCGATGGAACATGATCATGAGGATTTATATAAAGGCCTCTATATGATTCGTCGTTCAAGACATATGCATTTGCATCCTCAGCAATTTCACTGATTCCTCTTAGCATTTTTTCATCCAAGAGGGCCCCAGTTGGATTGTTAGGACTATTTATTACTATGAGTCTTGTCTTTTTGTCTACCAACTCATTCAGCTCGTCGAGGTTGGGCTTCCATTCCTCCTCTTCATAAAGGTGCCAGAGTTTTATGTTGGCACCAAAAGATTCAGGCACACTGTAGAGCTGTTGATATGTAGGGAAGATTGAGATGACAGTATCGCCCGGTTCAACCAAGCTGTAAAACACCTGAAAGTTAGCGTCTATAGCTCCATGAGTTGGGAAGATATTTTCTGCACTCACATGCTTATAAAAACTTGCCAACCCTTCCTTTAATTCTGGAAGTCCCTCAACGTACCCATAAGTGAGCCTTAGGTCTTTAATTTCTTCTAAAAAATCTCCTTCTCCTACGAACTCTAGGAATTCTCCAAGAGTAAAGGGCTTTACACAGGTTTCAGCTATGTTTACTTCTACATTATGCTCATACTCTCCCATAAATCGTTCAACGAGAAAGGGCTTTACCTTCATGACAAGATCACCTAGTTAACAACCTAATCTAGAATGTATATAAATGTTGCTTGAAGTACTTTTTAAAGTCGGTGGTAAAAAGGGAGTAAAATGTAGGGAAATAGATAAAATCGAGTTAAAAGGGCTCCTCAAAAGAGTTCTTCAAGCTTCACATCAATTTTATCTGGATTAAATGGCAACACGTGTCTTGTAGTTTTTGGGGAATAAACCTCCCCTCTCTTTACGAGTTCCATGACTTCTTCCTTACTTGGGGCCTTTCTTATGAATACATAATCGATTTCACCTTTCTCCATGTCTTCCCCTGCATCTTCTTTAAGTCCATAGTATATGAGTTCTATTTCTCCTTCAACACTCATCTCATCAAGCACTTTACTGACCTTTTTCTGTTCATTAATGGCTCCGGGGATAGAGAACTTCTTTTCTTTACCAATTAGAGCAAATGCTATTTCTCCCCTTTCTGCTTTTTCTTCAGCTTCGGGGTCTGCAATGATTTCTAACCCCTCTTTTTTTAGTCTTTCTAGAACCTTCTCAAGGTCTCCCTTAAACGCGGGATACCATGTGTAGACCTTGACATCATCACTGAAGTAGTCTAGAATTACTGAGGGTGCTCTTTTGGCGCCAAGTTTTTCTAAACCTGCCCATCTGTGGTGGCCATCTACTATTAGGTACATATCTTCTCCCGGAACTTTTGCTAAAAGCATAGGTTTCCAGAAAACTCCAGAACCAGTTACGCTTTCAATAAATGCCTCAAGCTCCTTTTGGACAAGTTGCTCATGAGGCTTCATTTTGTCAAGCTCAATAAAAACGTATTCAACCTTTTTTGTCGGAATGTTGTACTTTGGAACTTTTTCAACACCCATCATTCATACCTCCCCTGAAGTTACACTACTGTAAAACATTTTATGGAATAAAAGCTTTTCTTCTCATCTGAAGAGCGTTCTCTCTAACACACCGGTGAATATGCATAAGTAGCTTGTCTTTCCCTAAGGTACAGACCTCTCAGGGAAAGTGAACATTTTTCTTTGTTTTCCCTGTTTAAATTTTGAAATAGAAAAGCCAATATTTTTGCGAAAACTTTAAATACTACCGTAATCAAAGCCCAACTGTAGCAGTTGTTTCTATTCTCAAGCTAAGAAAATATTCCTAAGGGGTGTGGGCTTTGGACAAAATTAAAGGCACAACAACAGTAGGCATTGTTTGTAGTGATGGAGTAGTCCTAGCTGCGGACAGGAGGGCTTCATTGGGCAACATGGTTATTTCAAGGGAGGTTACAAAAATTTTCCAAGTGGATGACCATTTGGTCCTAGCAGGAGCAGGCAGTGTAGGTGACATTTTAAGTCTTGTTAGAGTTCTCAGGGCACAGGCAAGGTTATATAAGGCAAAAGTTGGCAAAGAGATGAGTACAAAGGCCTTAGCAACACTAACATCCAACGTTCTGAGCGGCAGAAGGTACTTCCCCTATTTTGGCTGGTTCTTAATTGGTGGATATGATGAAAGCCCAAAGCTTTATTCGGTTGACATGGCTGGGGGGATTACCGAAGATAAGTATGTTTCTGCAGGCTCTGGTATGGAGTTTGCGTATTCTGTTTTAGATAATGAATATAATGAAAAAATTACTATAAAAAAGGGTGTTAAGCTTGCAATAAAAGCTATAAATACAGCAATAAAAAGAGATGTTTTTACTGGAGATGGGATAATGGTAGTTGTTATAAGTGAAGAGGGATACAAAGAGCTTTCTAAGGAAGAAGTGGAGAAGATTCTCAAGAAACTTTAATTCTAAGAGGTGAGTACGGTGATAAAAAGAGAAACAAGTGTTGATGAGATCTTAAAGGAGATTAGAGAGATTATAAATCAGATGATCCCACGAGAAGCTAGAATAACCGAGGTTGAATTTGAAGGACCAGAACTTGTTATCTATGTTAAAAACCCTGAAGTTGTAATGCAAGATGGTGAACTCATAAAAAACCTTGCTAAAGTTTTAAAAAAGAGGATTAGTGTTAGACCTGACCCAGATGTTCTTTTGGCTCCGGAGAGAGCTGAAGAATTGATCAAGGAAATAGTGCCTTCTGAAGCGGAGATAACCAATATCAGTTTCGATCCTTCTGTTGGGGAAGTCATAATTGAGGCTAAAAAGCCGGGATTAGTTATCGGGAAAAATGGAGAAACCCTTAGAGAAATTACACAAAAAGTTTATTGGGCACCTAAAGTTATTAGGACACCTCCTTTGCAGTCCCAGACAATATATTCAATTAGAGGAATACTTCAATCAGAGAGCAAGGATAGGAGGAAATTTTTGAGGCAAGTGGGGAAAAACATATACAGAAAGCCAGAACTTAAAAGCGACTGGATAAGAATAACAGGTCTTGGCGGTTTTAGGGAAGTAGGAAGAAGTGCTTTGTTACTTCAAACAAATGAAAGCTTTGTATTAGTAGATTTTGGGGTTAATGTCGCTGAGCTTAATGATCCCAAAAAAGGACTTCCTCATTTTGAGGCCCCAGAATTCACATATGTTCTTAAAGAAGGCCTGCTTGATGCTATAATAATTACTCATGCCCACTTAGATCACTCTGGTCTATTGCCATATCTATTTAGATACAACCTCTTTGATGGTCCCATTTATGCAACACCACCAACAAGGGACTTGATGGTTCTTCTTCAGAAGGACTTCATTGAAATTCAGCAAAGTAATGGAGTTGAGCCACTTTACAGAATGAAGGATATCAAGGAAGTCGTCAAGCACACTATAACCCTCGATTATGGGGAAGTTAGAGATATCTCGCCTGATCTTAGACTTACTTTACATAACGCTGGTCATATCTTAGGGTCTTCAATAGCTCATCTTCATGTTGGAAATGGACTTCACAACATTGCCGTAACTGGAGATTTCAAATTTGTTCCAACAAAGCTTTTTGAACCAGCTAATGCAAAGTTTCCCAGGTTAGAGACCCTTATCATGGAGTCCACATATGGTGGAAGTAGAGATTACCAAATGCCAAGAGAAGAGGCAGAAAAGCGTCTTATTGAGGTGATTCTGCAAACAATAAAACGCAAAGGAAAAGTTTTAATCCCTGCCATGGCCGTTGGAAGGTCTCAGGAGATCATGATAGCATTGGAAGAGTACGCTAGAGTTGGAGGTTTAGATGCTCCAATTTATCTTGATGGAATGATTTGGGAGGCTACGGCAATACATACAGCGTATCCAGAATACTTAAGCAAGAATCTGAGGAATCAGATATTCCATGAAGGTTACAACCCCTTCCTAAACGAAATCTTTAAACCTGTTGCTAATGCTAGTGAAAGAAAGGATATAATAGAGAGTGATGAGCCTGCTATAATCATAGCATCTTCAGGCATGTTAGTTGGTGGCCCGAGCGTTGAATATTTCAAGAATTTAGCTCCAGATCCAAGAAATTCTCTTATCTTTGTGAGCTACCAAGCAGAAGGCACTCTAGGTAGACAAGTTCAAAGGGGTCTCAGAGAGATACCAATGATTGGAGAGGGTGGAAGAACAGAAGCCATCCAGATAAACATGGAAATCCACACAATAGATGGATTCTCTGGTCACGCAGATAGAAGAGAACTAATGAGCTATATTGCAAGGGTAAAACCAAGACCAGAGAGGGTAATTACTGTACACGGAGAATCTCAAAAGTGTTTAGATTTGGCTTCAAGCATTCACAAGAAATTTGGTATCTCAACAAGAGCTCCCAACAATCTAGATGCAATTAGACTTAAGTGATCTTTCCTTAATTTTTTGGTGAGTAAGTATGATAAAATGTCCCAAGTGTGGAAGGGAATATACCTCTCTGCTCCCTCCAAAATGTTCATGTGGAGCTCTGCTTGAGATTAGATATGACTATTCCAAAGTAAAAATAAATAAATGGGAATTCCGAGAAAAAGGGGTTTGGAAATATAAAGAGCTTCTCCCTCCTGTTGAAAGAATAATCTCTCTTAAGGAGGGAGGGACACCTTTAGTAAGGGCTAAACTTGGGGAGAAAGTGGGGCTTGAGGTTTTTATTAAGGATGAGACCCGAAACCCTACGGGATCTTTTAGAGATAGGTTAGCAACAGTAGGCGTTTCTTATGGCCTTCCTTGGAGTAACAATGGGTTTATTGTGGCAAGTGATGGAAATGCAGCGGCATCATTGGCAGCATATGCTGCTAGGGCAAATAAAGAAGCATTCGTCGTTGTTCCTAAAAAGGTAGATCGTGGGAAGCTTATCCAGATGATAGCATTTGGGGCAAAGATTATAAGATATGGTGACAGTGTGGATGAATGCATTGAATATGCCTCAGAACTCTCCCGATTAAATGGTCTTTATGACATAACTCCTGAAAATAATATAGTTGGAGTGGAAGGTCAAAAGACTCTTGCGTTCGAGCTCTGGGAGGAAGTTAATCCTACTCATGTCATAGTTCCTACAGGAAGTGGAAGCAATATTTACAGTATATACAAAGGTTTCAAAGAGCTTTTAGAGATAGGTGTTATTGAGGAGTTCCCAAAATTAATTGCAGTACAGACTGAGAACTGTTCCCCAATAGCAGCAGAAATAATAGGTGTGCCAGCAAAGAGGGACTTTACAAAAGCCCTTGGCCTCTATGTAAAGGATCCTATCAACAAGGAACTCGCAATAAATGCCATAAAAGAAAGTAAAGGGACTGCAGTGGTAATAAGAGAAGACGAGCTTGATCTTGGGGAAAGAGTACTTGCCAAAGAGGGTGTTTTTGCAGAGTATTCTTCAGCAGTAGTAATTCCTGCTTTGCTTAAACTTCATGAGGAGGATTATTTCGAGAAGGACGACAAGATAACATTGGTTATAACCGGTTCTGGGCTTAAGAGTTACTATGTGGAGGAAAAGGAACGGTTTTCAATAGGTGGCACAAAATTGAATATACTAAAACTGCTAAGAGAAAAACCAATGTATGGATACGAAGTCTGGGAAAATTTAGAGAAGCCTATAAAGTACCAAGCTGTTTATCAGCATGTAAAAGAACTTGAGAGTCTGGGATTAATAGAAGAAGCTTATAAACGTGGGAGAAGAACATATTACAGACTTACTGAAAAAGGACAAAGACTCCTTGAGAACTTTGAGGAATAATGGAAAGTATTTTAAATGAATCTTTAAACTAAGTGTTAGGTGATAAAGGGTGAATGTTGAAAACAAGATGTCACTCATATTTTATACAATTGGCGCAGTGGCAGGGATTATTAGCGGAGTACTCTCAACTCAGGCTCAAATGGGATACCTTGCAGGACTACTAATATATTTAGTATCACCGAAAATAGTCATGGCTGTTGTTAAGGATCTTCCCGAGGAACTTAAAGATGATAGGATCCTTCTTAGAAAGGGGATGTGGGGGTTCCTGTTATTCTGGCTCTACTTCACGTTGTTTAGCTACAATCTAATCATTCAGCCAGAACCAAAGTTTTATTCAAATCAATCACTTCTTTACAACATAACGAAGGGATGATACATGGAAGAGCTAAAAAGACTGGTTGCAAAGGAGGCATTGAAGTTTATTGATGACGACATGATCATCGGCCTAGGTACAGGATCGACCACTGCTTATTTTATCCAAATGCTTGGAAAAAAGCTAATGACAGGAGAATTTGAAGACATTTATGGTATTCCAACCTCCCACCAGTCTCGTCTTTTGGCCCTAGAAAGCGGTGTTCCTGTGGTAAGTCTTGATGAAGTTGATGCAATAGATATCGCTGTTGATGGAGCTGATGAAGTTGATCCACACCTTAATCTGATTAAAGGAAGAGGGGCAGCATTAACAATGGAAAAGATTATTGAGTATAGAGCTGGAACTTTCATAGTTCTTGTTGATGAGAGCAAGCTAGTGGAATATCTTGGACAGAGAGCACCAGTGCCAATTGAAGTTATTCCCGCCGCTTGGAGGGCTATTAAAGAAGAGTTAGAAGTGTTTAATGCAACAGCAGAGCTCAGAATGGGAACCAAGAAAGATGGCCCTATAATCACGGATAATGGGAACTTTATCCTCGATGCGAAGTTTGAGAAGATTGAAGATCCTCTGGACATGGAGATTGAACTCAACAATATTCCTGGAGTCGTGGAAAATGGGATCTTTGCAGATATTGCCGATATTGTTCTGGTTGGCACAAAAGAGGGTGTCAAAAAGTTAGAGAGATAAATTCTTTAAATAACTAAATAAAAACTTAATTTTCTACTCTTTCTGCCAAGTTTAGCACAATTCTGAGTGTATTTTGATCCCTCTCTACTCGGATCCATAAGCGGTTAAATTTGGATAAATCTTTGACAACTTCTGGGTTTTCTGTGAATCTTCTGTAAAAGTACTTCACAAATTCTGTGTGAAATGTGGGGGTGTAATAGTCTATGAAATTGGGCAGTTCAAGCTTCCAAGTGCTTCTATTTGCATAACCATATGGGAGATGAACTTTTTTATCAATGTCCGAGATATAGAAATCCCTGCTTAGGTTTGGGTAATTTTCGAGGAATAACTCCATTAGATCATTCGCCATTACTGCCAAGTTTGCTGATGTGAAGTCATAATTTCTATTCTTGAAATCTTCAGCAAGTATTATCCCAATTACCTTTATTGTAAGATTTTCGCCACTTTTTTGTATTTCATACACTGTGGCATTTGAAATAAGCAGTTTTTCTTCCCTATAAACGGCCCATTTATTGTAATATGTGCCCAAATCCATAGGAGGTAGATTCTGGTCCAGAAGGAAGTATGCGTCATTAATTTGAATTGCTGCTGTTGTATGTTTTGTACTTGAGTTTTCAAAGTTAATTTCAAATGCGTATACTGGGGAATAGCCCATTTCTAAGAGTAGAGCTAATGTTAATATTGTGTAATCTGTGCATATTCCTTTCCCTTTTTTAATAGTCTCGTATGGGGTTTGGATTTCTGTTCCTTCTCCGCCTGTAACCCCAATAATAGTTCCATTTTCGGAAATTTGTATTATTGGAGCTGGGAGAGAGGCTTTGTGGTGGTCATATTCGATATTATTCTGAAGCCATTCTAGAATGTTCCACGCACTTTCTTGTACAGTTTGTCCCTTTAACTCTATTGCAAGATAGGAGATCTTTGTTAGTTCATTTGAACTTAAGCCACATTTTAGGGCTTCTTTGAATATGTATCTCCAAATACTGGGGCAGGTACTCTTTGGTAAAGAAGTAGTAGTTTCTATAGCAGTTGTAGTCGTAGTGGTGCTTGGACTTGTGGTTTCTATAGAGGTTTGTGGAGGTGCAGTGGTGGTAGTGGGGGAGGGGGTTGAGGTTGTTAAAGTCGGCAGTGGCTCTTTTGTCTCACCTTTTGTCCTGGTTGTAAAGTACCATGCACTAAAAGAGAGAAGAATCAATAGTATAAGTAATCCTGCTATGAGTTTTATCTTTGAAGTATCCTTAGACAAAGTGGTTGCCTCCTTTATTATTCATCTTATAGGGTTAAGCATTCCTTTTATTTAACAATTTTTGTCTACAGTATGAAAAAGAAAGACATCTTCTCTCCTTGTTTCTATTGAACTCACCATCTTAAATGAAGAATAAGTTACAAGTTAGAAGTTTTTACGTAAAACACTAGGGGATAGAGACTTAGAAGTTTTTCATATTTAAATTCAAAGACCATAATCTTTTTAAAACTAAGGAGATGTATAGAGAAATGAACCCTGCGAAATGCGCGGGGGTTGCCGAGCCTGGTCAAAGGCGGTGGACTCAAGATCCACTCCCGTAGGGGTTCAGGGGTTCAAATCCCCTCCCCCGCACCATTAATATATATGTAATGTTTCTCTTCCGGTGTTCAAGATCTCTTGTCACATTTACAATTTTCAAATGTCCATGAAAATATCTTCAATTTAGTGACAGCTTTAAAGAAATTTTTTTCAAAAATCTGATAATTCTTGCGATATGTCATCAAATTCTAAATTCAAGGTTATCTCACTTTGATATTTATCAAATATTTATTGAGTATTAAATATTTTCAAAAATATTCCTAATATTTAAAAATAACCAAAGCCAACTACTGACACTATGACAATTAAATATGCAAAAAGAGTTAAATACTTAGGAATGGCAACAATATGACGAAAATCTATTGGAGGGTTTAAATGTGTTGCAAAAAACTTCTTTTAGAAAAAATTTGGTATTCGGGTTGATTACCTTGGTGCTTCTGTCCTTTGTGGCAGGATGTATCGGGGGGCAAACACAACCTTCAGAAACCCAAACTGCCCCAGCAGAAACTTATGAGTTCAAAATGGCTACCTTCTATTTGGCCGGTGACCCAGGATTTGAAATTGCCCAACATTTTGCTGACACAGTTGAAAAAATGTCCAATGGTAGGATAAAGATAGAGGTATATCAGGCGGGAGAGCTTGGTTTCCCCGTAACTGAAATCGTAGACTCCACAGCCAATGGCGTAGTTGACATGGCTATATTTTACAGTAGCTATTTAGCATCTCAGGACCCAATTATGGCTCTTTCTGGAGGTAAACCCGGACCACTCTCAAACCCATATGAGGTTTTCTTCCAAGTAAAGGGTGTTGAGGACCTCATTAAAGCCACATTTGAAAAGTTTGG
It encodes the following:
- a CDS encoding transglutaminase-like domain-containing protein is translated as MSKDTSKIKLIAGLLILLILLSFSAWYFTTRTKGETKEPLPTLTTSTPSPTTTTAPPQTSIETTSPSTTTTTTAIETTTSLPKSTCPSIWRYIFKEALKCGLSSNELTKISYLAIELKGQTVQESAWNILEWLQNNIEYDHHKASLPAPIIQISENGTIIGVTGGEGTEIQTPYETIKKGKGICTDYTILTLALLLEMGYSPVYAFEINFENSSTKHTTAAIQINDAYFLLDQNLPPMDLGTYYNKWAVYREEKLLISNATVYEIQKSGENLTIKVIGIILAEDFKNRNYDFTSANLAVMANDLMELFLENYPNLSRDFYISDIDKKVHLPYGYANRSTWKLELPNFIDYYTPTFHTEFVKYFYRRFTENPEVVKDLSKFNRLWIRVERDQNTLRIVLNLAERVEN
- a CDS encoding beta-CASP ribonuclease aCPSF1: MIKRETSVDEILKEIREIINQMIPREARITEVEFEGPELVIYVKNPEVVMQDGELIKNLAKVLKKRISVRPDPDVLLAPERAEELIKEIVPSEAEITNISFDPSVGEVIIEAKKPGLVIGKNGETLREITQKVYWAPKVIRTPPLQSQTIYSIRGILQSESKDRRKFLRQVGKNIYRKPELKSDWIRITGLGGFREVGRSALLLQTNESFVLVDFGVNVAELNDPKKGLPHFEAPEFTYVLKEGLLDAIIITHAHLDHSGLLPYLFRYNLFDGPIYATPPTRDLMVLLQKDFIEIQQSNGVEPLYRMKDIKEVVKHTITLDYGEVRDISPDLRLTLHNAGHILGSSIAHLHVGNGLHNIAVTGDFKFVPTKLFEPANAKFPRLETLIMESTYGGSRDYQMPREEAEKRLIEVILQTIKRKGKVLIPAMAVGRSQEIMIALEEYARVGGLDAPIYLDGMIWEATAIHTAYPEYLSKNLRNQIFHEGYNPFLNEIFKPVANASERKDIIESDEPAIIIASSGMLVGGPSVEYFKNLAPDPRNSLIFVSYQAEGTLGRQVQRGLREIPMIGEGGRTEAIQINMEIHTIDGFSGHADRRELMSYIARVKPRPERVITVHGESQKCLDLASSIHKKFGISTRAPNNLDAIRLK
- the psmB gene encoding archaeal proteasome endopeptidase complex subunit beta, which codes for MWALDKIKGTTTVGIVCSDGVVLAADRRASLGNMVISREVTKIFQVDDHLVLAGAGSVGDILSLVRVLRAQARLYKAKVGKEMSTKALATLTSNVLSGRRYFPYFGWFLIGGYDESPKLYSVDMAGGITEDKYVSAGSGMEFAYSVLDNEYNEKITIKKGVKLAIKAINTAIKRDVFTGDGIMVVVISEEGYKELSKEEVEKILKKL
- a CDS encoding pyridoxal-phosphate dependent enzyme, coding for MIKCPKCGREYTSLLPPKCSCGALLEIRYDYSKVKINKWEFREKGVWKYKELLPPVERIISLKEGGTPLVRAKLGEKVGLEVFIKDETRNPTGSFRDRLATVGVSYGLPWSNNGFIVASDGNAAASLAAYAARANKEAFVVVPKKVDRGKLIQMIAFGAKIIRYGDSVDECIEYASELSRLNGLYDITPENNIVGVEGQKTLAFELWEEVNPTHVIVPTGSGSNIYSIYKGFKELLEIGVIEEFPKLIAVQTENCSPIAAEIIGVPAKRDFTKALGLYVKDPINKELAINAIKESKGTAVVIREDELDLGERVLAKEGVFAEYSSAVVIPALLKLHEEDYFEKDDKITLVITGSGLKSYYVEEKERFSIGGTKLNILKLLREKPMYGYEVWENLEKPIKYQAVYQHVKELESLGLIEEAYKRGRRTYYRLTEKGQRLLENFEE
- the rpiA gene encoding ribose-5-phosphate isomerase RpiA: MEELKRLVAKEALKFIDDDMIIGLGTGSTTAYFIQMLGKKLMTGEFEDIYGIPTSHQSRLLALESGVPVVSLDEVDAIDIAVDGADEVDPHLNLIKGRGAALTMEKIIEYRAGTFIVLVDESKLVEYLGQRAPVPIEVIPAAWRAIKEELEVFNATAELRMGTKKDGPIITDNGNFILDAKFEKIEDPLDMEIELNNIPGVVENGIFADIADIVLVGTKEGVKKLER
- a CDS encoding aminotransferase class I/II-fold pyridoxal phosphate-dependent enzyme encodes the protein MKVKPFLVERFMGEYEHNVEVNIAETCVKPFTLGEFLEFVGEGDFLEEIKDLRLTYGYVEGLPELKEGLASFYKHVSAENIFPTHGAIDANFQVFYSLVEPGDTVISIFPTYQQLYSVPESFGANIKLWHLYEEEEWKPNLDELNELVDKKTRLIVINSPNNPTGALLDEKMLRGISEIAEDANAYVLNDESYRGLYINPHDHVPSIVDISDRGIATSSFSKPLSLTGLRLGWIATSNEDVAKELVLHRDYTTISISILIEKLATLAVKNAKKIYERNLKILHTNFNILENWIQEEPLIDWVPPKAGTVAFLKYNLDIPSEEFAIKLMKEKSTFLVPGSCFGIENHLRIGYGNPTEVMKEGLKRLKEFLASLEGEIR
- the serK gene encoding L-serine kinase SerK; translated protein: MGVEKVPKYNIPTKKVEYVFIELDKMKPHEQLVQKELEAFIESVTGSGVFWKPMLLAKVPGEDMYLIVDGHHRWAGLEKLGAKRAPSVILDYFSDDVKVYTWYPAFKGDLEKVLERLKKEGLEIIADPEAEEKAERGEIAFALIGKEKKFSIPGAINEQKKVSKVLDEMSVEGEIELIYYGLKEDAGEDMEKGEIDYVFIRKAPSKEEVMELVKRGEVYSPKTTRHVLPFNPDKIDVKLEELF